One window of the Methylocystis parvus OBBP genome contains the following:
- the aroA gene encoding 3-phosphoshikimate 1-carboxyvinyltransferase, whose translation MTAAHAPAAPLAAAASGPLSGRVRPPGDKSVSHRSMIFGLLATGETKVEGLLEGEDVLRTAQAARQLGAKVVRHSPGSWSVWGAGLGSLLQPVETLDFGNAGTGSRLMMGVVAGHPIVARFDGDASLRKRPMKRILDPLALQGAQVLEQAEGGRLPLVLQGSAEPLPVEYKTPVASAQIKSAVLLCGLNSPGRTIVIEAEASRDHTEKMLAHFGAEVTSESYGPHGRKITLEGRPELVARPVRVPADPSSAAFPLVAALIAPGSDIVVEGVMTNPLRSGLLTTLQEMGADITLDNKREEGGEEVADMRARFSSLSGVDVPAARAPSMIDEYPILAVAASFAKGETRMRGLSELRVKESDRLAAIAAGLKANGVDCEIVGDDLIVRGGGVSGGGLVETHLDHRIAMSFLVMGLAARNKVTVDDETMIATSFPSFRPLMESLGARFS comes from the coding sequence TTGACCGCCGCCCACGCTCCCGCCGCGCCGCTCGCCGCCGCCGCCTCCGGCCCGCTTTCGGGCCGCGTGCGGCCGCCAGGCGACAAATCCGTTTCTCACCGCTCCATGATTTTCGGCCTGCTCGCGACCGGCGAGACGAAGGTCGAGGGACTTCTGGAGGGCGAGGACGTATTGCGCACGGCGCAGGCCGCCCGCCAGCTTGGGGCGAAGGTCGTGCGCCATTCGCCGGGCTCCTGGAGCGTTTGGGGCGCGGGGCTGGGCTCGCTTCTCCAGCCCGTCGAGACGCTCGATTTCGGCAATGCCGGCACGGGCTCGCGGCTGATGATGGGCGTCGTCGCCGGCCATCCGATCGTCGCCCGTTTCGACGGCGACGCTTCGCTTCGCAAGCGTCCGATGAAGCGCATTCTCGACCCGCTGGCCCTGCAGGGCGCACAGGTGCTGGAACAAGCCGAGGGCGGCCGCCTGCCGCTGGTGCTGCAGGGCTCGGCCGAGCCGCTTCCGGTCGAATACAAAACGCCCGTCGCGTCGGCGCAGATCAAATCGGCTGTGCTTTTATGCGGCTTGAACTCTCCCGGACGGACGATCGTCATCGAGGCTGAGGCCTCGCGCGACCATACGGAAAAGATGCTCGCCCATTTCGGCGCCGAGGTGACGAGCGAATCTTATGGTCCGCACGGCCGCAAGATCACGCTCGAGGGCCGGCCCGAACTCGTCGCGCGTCCCGTACGCGTGCCGGCCGATCCGTCCTCCGCCGCTTTCCCGCTCGTCGCGGCGCTGATCGCGCCGGGCTCCGACATCGTCGTCGAAGGCGTGATGACCAATCCGTTGCGTAGCGGGCTGCTGACGACGTTGCAGGAAATGGGCGCCGACATCACGCTCGACAATAAACGCGAGGAGGGAGGCGAGGAAGTCGCCGACATGCGTGCGCGCTTCTCTTCTCTGAGCGGAGTCGACGTCCCGGCGGCGCGTGCGCCATCCATGATCGACGAATATCCGATCCTCGCGGTGGCGGCTTCCTTCGCGAAAGGCGAGACGCGCATGCGCGGCCTCTCGGAACTTCGCGTGAAGGAATCCGATCGTCTTGCGGCCATCGCGGCCGGGCTGAAGGCCAACGGCGTCGATTGCGAGATTGTCGGCGACGATCTCATCGTGCGCGGCGGCGGCGTATCTGGCGGCGGACTGGTCGAGACGCATCTCGATCACCGCATCGCGATGAGCTTCCTCGTCATGGGGCTCGCCGCACGGAACAAAGTGACCGTAGACGACGAGACGATGATCGCCACGAGTTTCCCCTCCTTCCGCCCGCTGATGGAAAGCCTTGGAGCGCGCTTCTCGTGA
- the cmk gene encoding (d)CMP kinase, giving the protein MSLVIAIDGPAASGKGTLARKLAEHYGLPHLDTGLLYRATACALLDEGLPLDDVEAAVEAARGLSLTDFDEARLRAREMGEAASVVAAMPPVRAALIDMQRAFAARPEGAVLDGRDIGTVICPEARVKIFVTATPETRAQRRALELASRGEAVDYAAILDDVRKRDARDSERSAAPLKAADDAIKLDTSELDREEVLAAALAIVERARNV; this is encoded by the coding sequence GTGAGCCTCGTCATCGCCATTGACGGGCCGGCGGCGTCCGGCAAGGGCACGCTCGCGCGCAAGCTCGCCGAGCATTACGGCCTGCCGCATCTCGATACGGGCCTGCTCTATCGCGCCACGGCCTGCGCCTTGCTCGACGAAGGCTTGCCGCTCGACGATGTGGAGGCCGCCGTCGAAGCCGCGCGCGGTCTTTCGCTGACCGATTTCGACGAAGCGCGCCTGCGGGCGCGCGAAATGGGCGAGGCGGCGTCCGTCGTCGCGGCGATGCCGCCGGTGCGCGCCGCGCTCATCGACATGCAGCGCGCCTTCGCCGCGCGCCCCGAGGGCGCCGTGCTCGACGGCCGCGACATCGGCACCGTGATCTGTCCAGAGGCGCGCGTAAAGATTTTCGTCACCGCGACGCCCGAGACCCGCGCCCAGCGCCGCGCGCTGGAGCTGGCGTCGCGCGGCGAAGCGGTGGATTACGCAGCCATTCTCGACGATGTGCGAAAGCGCGACGCGCGAGACAGCGAAAGAAGCGCCGCGCCGCTGAAGGCCGCCGACGACGCGATAAAGCTCGACACCAGCGAGCTCGATCGCGAGGAGGTTCTTGCGGCGGCGCTCGCTATCGTCGAGCGCGCGCGGAACGTTTAG
- a CDS encoding helix-turn-helix transcriptional regulator, giving the protein MPDFESLVDDIYEAAADPDCWPRIMHDIGKVADAAGGAIVARRADAWLGWRCSGALARGADAFFSGGGLARSQVPPRLLAFNRAGFVADQEGFTEEEFSADPVIREWCGPIGIHHCTATAIPIPNGDLVVFQVKRRKGEAPFGRAELAKLDALRPHLARAGLLAARWRLERLRSATEALAILGVPAAILDAEGRVLAANGLIEELTSHHVWMPKDRIALIEPAADKLLRRAIADLGAPVAASVRSFPSRGSRDQPVVVHLIPVTGDARDLFGGGLGVLAITPISKPAAPDNAVVQSLFDLTAAEARVAGGLVEGLTLDQIAERHKVGINTIRTQMKSVFAKTGASRQSQLSALLAAQPKFPLQPVGG; this is encoded by the coding sequence ATGCCAGATTTCGAGTCCCTGGTCGATGACATCTACGAAGCGGCGGCGGACCCGGACTGCTGGCCCCGCATCATGCACGACATCGGCAAGGTCGCGGACGCGGCCGGCGGCGCGATCGTCGCGCGCCGGGCCGACGCCTGGCTCGGCTGGCGCTGTTCCGGGGCGCTGGCGCGTGGGGCCGACGCCTTTTTCAGCGGAGGCGGTCTCGCCCGCAGTCAGGTTCCCCCCCGCCTTCTGGCTTTCAACCGGGCCGGTTTCGTCGCGGACCAGGAGGGGTTCACCGAAGAGGAATTCAGCGCCGACCCGGTCATCAGGGAATGGTGCGGCCCGATCGGCATCCATCATTGCACGGCGACGGCGATACCCATTCCCAATGGCGACCTGGTTGTATTTCAAGTGAAGCGCCGCAAAGGCGAGGCGCCTTTCGGACGCGCGGAGCTCGCAAAGCTCGACGCCCTGCGACCGCATCTCGCGCGGGCCGGGCTTCTCGCGGCGCGCTGGCGGCTCGAGCGTTTGCGCTCGGCGACGGAAGCGCTCGCCATTCTCGGGGTTCCCGCGGCCATCCTCGACGCCGAAGGCAGGGTCCTCGCCGCCAATGGGCTCATCGAGGAACTGACTTCGCATCATGTCTGGATGCCGAAGGACCGCATCGCCCTGATCGAACCCGCGGCGGACAAGCTGCTTCGGCGCGCCATCGCCGATCTCGGCGCTCCCGTCGCCGCTTCGGTGCGCTCTTTTCCGTCGAGAGGCAGCCGGGACCAGCCGGTGGTCGTCCATCTCATTCCGGTCACCGGCGACGCGCGCGACCTTTTCGGCGGCGGACTTGGCGTTCTGGCGATTACGCCGATCTCGAAGCCCGCCGCGCCCGACAACGCCGTCGTCCAGAGCCTGTTCGATCTGACGGCGGCGGAAGCGCGGGTCGCGGGCGGCCTCGTCGAGGGATTGACCCTCGACCAGATCGCCGAGCGGCACAAGGTCGGAATCAACACCATTCGCACGCAGATGAAATCCGTCTTCGCGAAGACGGGCGCGAGCCGCCAATCCCAGCTTTCCGCCCTGCTCGCCGCGCAGCCCAAATTTCCATTGCAGCCGGTCGGCGGGTGA
- a CDS encoding glutamyl-Q tRNA(Asp) synthetase, with the protein MAFPEQRVFRFAPSPNGFLHLGHAYSALLNFGLARACDGRFLLRIEDIDRGRARPEFEAAIFEDLAWIGLEWEKPVRRQSEHFEDYASALERLDAMGLLYACDCTRADIAKFAAAHADWPCDPDGAPLYPGTCRDKPRRPARETLTRGGVALRLDMAKAAARAGQGVSWREFRESRDAIPSVPLEERAGWGEAPGGTPPAAASRRRPPRKGEGLLTPGARLSKKGALLSDDAEFVVISADPKLWGDVVIARKDTPASYHIAVVVDDALQGVTDIVRGRDLFHATSLHRLLQRLLDLPEPRYRHHQLVVDEGGEKLAKSRGSTTLRALWREGVGVADIVRRFSNQF; encoded by the coding sequence ATGGCTTTCCCGGAACAAAGGGTTTTCCGTTTCGCTCCGTCGCCAAACGGCTTCCTGCATCTGGGCCACGCCTATTCAGCGCTGCTGAATTTCGGGCTGGCGCGCGCCTGCGACGGGCGCTTTCTCCTGCGCATCGAGGACATCGACCGGGGCCGCGCGCGGCCCGAGTTCGAAGCGGCGATTTTCGAGGATCTCGCCTGGATCGGGCTCGAATGGGAAAAGCCCGTACGCCGGCAATCCGAACATTTCGAGGATTACGCGAGCGCCTTGGAGCGGCTCGATGCGATGGGGCTGCTCTACGCCTGCGACTGCACGCGCGCCGACATCGCCAAATTCGCAGCCGCTCATGCCGATTGGCCTTGCGACCCCGACGGCGCGCCGCTTTATCCCGGAACCTGCCGCGACAAGCCCCGCCGCCCCGCGCGCGAGACGCTGACGCGGGGCGGCGTCGCGCTGCGGCTCGATATGGCCAAGGCGGCGGCGCGCGCGGGGCAGGGGGTGAGCTGGCGGGAGTTTCGCGAATCCCGCGATGCGATCCCATCCGTTCCTCTTGAGGAGAGGGCGGGGTGGGGGGAGGCTCCTGGTGGGACCCCGCCCGCCGCCGCTTCGCGGCGGCGCCCTCCCCGTAAAGGGGAGGGATTGCTCACGCCCGGCGCCCGGCTGTCCAAGAAGGGCGCCCTCTTGAGCGACGACGCCGAATTCGTCGTCATCTCCGCCGACCCGAAGCTATGGGGCGACGTCGTCATCGCGCGCAAGGACACGCCCGCGAGCTACCACATCGCCGTCGTCGTCGACGACGCGCTGCAAGGCGTGACCGACATTGTGCGCGGGCGCGACCTCTTCCACGCCACGAGCCTGCATCGTCTCCTGCAGCGGCTGCTCGATCTGCCGGAGCCGCGCTACCGTCATCACCAGCTGGTCGTGGACGAAGGCGGAGAGAAGCTCGCAAAAAGCCGCGGATCGACGACGCTTCGCGCCCTATGGCGGGAGGGCGTGGGCGTCGCCGACATCGTCCGTCGCTTCTCGAACCAGTTCTAG
- a CDS encoding acyl carrier protein — MFATIQTIIDQEAKLAVPAAHLTLRADLYALGLTSFDAIRLIVAIERAFKVELAREMLKRETVASIESIARAIQAAQPAPIVAEDMRIAA, encoded by the coding sequence ATGTTCGCCACGATCCAGACCATCATCGATCAGGAAGCCAAGCTCGCCGTCCCGGCGGCCCATCTGACCCTGCGCGCCGATCTCTATGCGCTGGGCCTGACCTCTTTCGACGCGATCCGCCTCATCGTCGCGATCGAACGCGCGTTCAAGGTCGAGCTGGCGCGCGAGATGCTCAAGCGCGAGACCGTCGCTTCGATCGAATCCATCGCCAGGGCGATTCAGGCCGCGCAGCCCGCGCCGATCGTCGCCGAGGACATGCGCATCGCCGCTTGA
- a CDS encoding acyl carrier protein produces MFAIIRRVIDQEARLAVPAADLTPGADLYKLGLTPYSAVRILLALEREFEVELPRGLLKRETMQSIDAVARALHIAMSANGARSAA; encoded by the coding sequence ATGTTCGCAATCATTCGGCGCGTGATCGACCAGGAAGCGCGTCTCGCCGTGCCGGCGGCCGATCTGACGCCCGGGGCCGATCTTTACAAGCTTGGCCTCACGCCCTATTCCGCCGTCCGCATTTTGCTTGCTCTCGAACGCGAATTCGAGGTCGAATTGCCGCGCGGCCTTCTCAAGCGCGAGACAATGCAGTCGATCGACGCCGTCGCGCGGGCCTTGCATATCGCCATGTCGGCGAACGGCGCGCGCAGCGCCGCCTGA
- a CDS encoding M23 family metallopeptidase, with the protein MALQINGRIVTSATGAADWLDIGDDPAIEVDGRRHTADDRRRVSARWLSGTVLTGFSGALLISAAAYTALDQQTRFAEAPQRAQAARQAEAEGNVVNPKKGDRLMRAVDVVAAKQTFRAATTSKSGEKEVVRTRAFTHVAATLTLAPTSFANEVPAFNPLKLVSDPRAPESNGESDIALDEAEVSFVTKDLSSVDIQAQSAQLSFDEAQAQVLEQVKSAIAAGPKAAALPLPGQLLLSRTSRAAAIDPQALAYATPGASLTAPFSSIEVRMVPENVTIAPRDTPQPTQMEEKLAVVRHGEGLEDILLANGVPRLRIAAVAAAYRGKRDPVREGQRVKLLFADFDGSGKNMQLARMSVYNDDEVESIVAATDKGAFVQTPTAPTAVARRATKRIQQADDFTSDGEDDDSGAMRLYDSLYETALKQQVPKPVVNELVRVFANDVDLQRGVSGGDSLDMFYDEPEDGSGPTRDSLLYASLTTRNETYRYYRFQTPDDGLVDYYDENGRSSRKFLVRKPISIGETRSGFGMRRHPILGYYKMHTGVDWAAPIGTPILAAGNGTVIKAQWDSGYGRRVEIQHANGYITTYNHMSGFARGITEGVRVKQGQVVGFLGSTGLSTGPHLHYEVMVNGHFVDPMRVKLARTREIEGRMLVEFKRERDRIDSLMAKAPNSNKVARAPTSGSPTASR; encoded by the coding sequence ATGGCATTGCAGATCAACGGCCGCATCGTGACATCCGCCACCGGGGCCGCCGATTGGCTCGACATCGGGGACGATCCCGCGATCGAGGTGGATGGACGGCGCCATACCGCCGACGACCGGCGCCGCGTTTCGGCGCGATGGCTCTCTGGGACGGTTTTGACCGGCTTTTCCGGCGCGCTGCTGATCAGCGCCGCCGCCTATACGGCGCTCGATCAGCAGACGCGCTTCGCCGAGGCGCCCCAGCGCGCCCAGGCGGCGCGTCAGGCCGAAGCGGAAGGCAATGTCGTCAATCCGAAGAAGGGCGACCGGTTGATGCGCGCCGTCGACGTCGTCGCCGCGAAGCAGACGTTCCGCGCCGCCACGACGTCGAAATCCGGCGAAAAGGAAGTGGTTCGCACGCGCGCCTTCACCCATGTCGCCGCGACTCTCACGCTTGCGCCGACGAGCTTCGCCAATGAAGTGCCGGCCTTCAATCCGCTGAAGCTCGTCAGCGATCCGCGGGCGCCGGAGAGCAATGGCGAATCGGATATCGCGCTCGACGAGGCGGAAGTCTCCTTCGTCACGAAGGACCTCTCCTCCGTCGACATACAGGCGCAGAGCGCGCAGCTCTCCTTCGACGAAGCGCAGGCGCAGGTGCTCGAGCAGGTGAAGAGCGCGATCGCCGCGGGACCGAAAGCCGCCGCGCTTCCCCTGCCCGGCCAATTGCTGCTGTCGCGCACCAGCCGCGCCGCCGCGATCGACCCGCAGGCTCTCGCCTACGCCACGCCGGGCGCGTCGCTCACCGCGCCTTTCTCCTCCATCGAAGTCCGCATGGTGCCGGAAAACGTCACCATCGCCCCGCGCGACACGCCGCAGCCGACGCAGATGGAGGAAAAACTCGCTGTCGTGCGCCACGGCGAGGGTCTCGAAGACATTCTCCTGGCCAATGGCGTGCCGAGATTGCGCATCGCGGCCGTCGCCGCAGCCTATAGGGGAAAACGCGATCCGGTGCGCGAGGGCCAGCGCGTGAAGCTGCTTTTCGCGGATTTCGACGGCTCGGGCAAAAATATGCAGCTCGCGCGCATGTCCGTCTACAACGACGACGAAGTGGAATCGATCGTCGCGGCGACCGACAAGGGCGCTTTCGTGCAGACGCCCACGGCCCCGACCGCCGTTGCGCGGCGCGCCACGAAACGCATTCAGCAGGCGGACGACTTTACGAGCGACGGCGAGGACGACGATTCCGGGGCGATGCGTCTATACGACTCGCTTTACGAGACGGCGCTGAAACAGCAGGTTCCGAAGCCCGTCGTCAACGAACTCGTTCGCGTCTTCGCGAACGACGTCGACCTTCAGCGCGGCGTTTCGGGCGGGGACTCGCTCGACATGTTCTATGACGAGCCGGAGGACGGCTCCGGCCCGACGCGCGACAGCCTCCTTTATGCGTCGCTGACGACGCGAAACGAAACCTATCGTTACTACCGCTTCCAGACTCCCGACGACGGGCTCGTCGATTACTATGACGAAAATGGACGCTCCAGCCGAAAATTCCTGGTGCGTAAACCGATCTCGATCGGCGAGACGCGATCCGGCTTCGGCATGCGTCGCCATCCGATCCTCGGTTATTACAAGATGCATACCGGCGTGGACTGGGCCGCGCCGATCGGCACGCCGATTCTCGCGGCCGGCAATGGAACGGTGATCAAGGCGCAGTGGGATTCAGGCTATGGCCGCCGCGTCGAGATCCAGCACGCCAATGGCTACATCACGACCTACAATCACATGTCCGGCTTCGCGCGCGGCATTACGGAGGGCGTGCGCGTCAAGCAGGGACAGGTCGTCGGCTTCCTCGGCTCGACCGGCCTCTCGACGGGCCCGCATCTTCACTACGAGGTGATGGTCAACGGCCATTTCGTCGATCCGATGCGCGTCAAGCTGGCGCGCACGCGCGAGATCGAAGGCCGCATGCTGGTCGAGTTCAAGAGAGAGCGCGACCGCATTGATTCGCTGATGGCCAAGGCGCCCAACAGCAACAAGGTCGCGCGCGCGCCGACGAGCGGAAGTCCGACGGCGAGCCGCTAA
- a CDS encoding cobyrinate a,c-diamide synthase: protein MTPGVLIAAARSSSGKTTLALGLMRALTRRGMRVAAVKCGPDYIDPAFHAAATGRDSLNLDSWAMEADTIVALAALAGADADIIVAEGAMGLFDGAPGGAAGVGASADVAALLGWPVLIAHDVSGQAQTAAALLRGLSLHDPRVVVAGVVLNRVGSERHERLVAESLQTVGLPVFGSLPRSDAITLPERHLGLVQAGETAEIENRLEALADFVEAHVDVDAVVASARAGETPPPRMAPNLAPPAQCIAVARDDAFSFFYPHLAQSWRRAGAELRFFSPLANEPPPQDCDLCWLPGGYPELHAGKLAAANMFFEGLRRFSRTKPVHGECGGYMALGRVLIDADGRPHRMAELLGLETTFAKRRLHLGYRRATIEKDHFLGPAGRALRGHEFHYASVLKEEGTPFVQARDAYRDADAPAGLRDSFISGSFFHLIN, encoded by the coding sequence TTGACGCCCGGCGTTCTCATCGCGGCGGCGCGCTCGAGCTCTGGCAAGACCACGCTCGCGCTTGGCCTGATGCGCGCCTTGACGCGCCGCGGAATGCGCGTCGCCGCGGTCAAATGCGGGCCTGATTATATTGATCCCGCCTTTCACGCGGCGGCGACCGGCCGGGACAGCCTGAATCTCGATTCCTGGGCGATGGAGGCGGACACGATCGTTGCGCTTGCGGCGCTGGCGGGCGCAGATGCGGACATTATCGTGGCCGAAGGGGCGATGGGCCTCTTTGACGGCGCGCCGGGCGGCGCGGCCGGCGTCGGCGCGAGCGCCGATGTCGCCGCCCTGCTCGGCTGGCCTGTGCTGATCGCGCATGACGTGTCCGGACAGGCGCAGACGGCGGCGGCGCTCCTGCGCGGGCTTTCACTGCATGATCCGCGCGTCGTGGTCGCCGGCGTCGTCCTCAATCGCGTCGGAAGCGAGCGACATGAACGCCTCGTCGCTGAAAGCCTTCAAACCGTCGGGCTGCCGGTTTTCGGATCATTGCCTCGCAGCGACGCAATCACCTTGCCGGAACGTCATCTCGGCCTCGTTCAAGCGGGCGAAACGGCTGAAATCGAAAATCGGCTGGAGGCGCTGGCGGATTTCGTCGAGGCGCATGTCGACGTCGACGCCGTCGTCGCTTCGGCTCGCGCCGGCGAAACGCCGCCGCCTCGAATGGCGCCCAACCTCGCGCCGCCGGCGCAATGCATCGCGGTCGCGCGCGACGACGCTTTTTCCTTTTTTTACCCGCACCTCGCGCAAAGCTGGCGACGCGCCGGGGCTGAGCTTCGCTTCTTTTCGCCATTGGCGAACGAGCCGCCGCCACAGGATTGCGATCTCTGCTGGCTCCCCGGCGGCTATCCCGAGCTTCACGCCGGCAAGCTCGCCGCCGCCAATATGTTCTTCGAGGGTCTTCGCCGCTTTTCCCGGACCAAACCCGTTCATGGGGAGTGCGGCGGCTATATGGCGCTGGGGCGCGTCTTGATCGACGCCGACGGTCGACCGCATCGAATGGCCGAACTGCTCGGGCTCGAGACAACCTTCGCCAAGCGCAGGCTGCATCTGGGCTATCGCCGCGCGACGATCGAGAAGGATCACTTTCTCGGCCCCGCCGGACGAGCGCTGCGGGGTCACGAATTTCATTATGCCAGCGTGCTGAAAGAGGAAGGGACGCCCTTTGTCCAGGCCCGCGACGCCTATCGCGACGCCGACGCTCCGGCAGGTCTACGGGACAGCTTCATTTCCGGCTCATTCTTTCATCTGATCAACTGA
- the cobM gene encoding precorrin-4 C(11)-methyltransferase produces MTVHFIGAGPGAADLLTIRGRDLIARCPVCLYAGSLVPKGVLAYCPDGARIIDTAPLSLDDIIAEMKSAHDAGFEVARLHSGDLSVWSAVGEQTRRLDALGIPYDMTPGVPAFAAAASALKRELTLPEVAQSLVLTRTSGRASAMPEREKLATFAQSGATLAIHLSIHVLPRVVEELTPFYGPECPVAIVYRASWPDERVLRGVLADIEARAAEAPMERTALILVGPSLAAEAFRESALYDAGYDRRFRPRGGV; encoded by the coding sequence ATGACCGTGCATTTCATCGGCGCCGGCCCCGGCGCCGCCGATCTCCTGACCATCCGCGGCCGCGACCTGATCGCTCGTTGTCCCGTCTGCCTTTACGCCGGTTCGCTGGTGCCCAAAGGCGTGCTGGCCTATTGCCCGGATGGCGCGCGCATTATTGACACGGCGCCGCTCTCGCTCGACGACATCATCGCTGAAATGAAGTCGGCGCATGATGCGGGATTCGAGGTTGCGCGGCTTCATTCCGGCGACCTTTCGGTTTGGAGCGCTGTCGGCGAACAGACGCGGCGGCTCGACGCGCTCGGCATTCCCTACGACATGACGCCGGGCGTGCCTGCTTTCGCCGCCGCCGCAAGCGCCCTGAAGCGCGAGCTGACGCTTCCCGAAGTCGCGCAATCGCTCGTGCTTACGCGCACCTCCGGCCGCGCCTCCGCCATGCCGGAACGCGAAAAGCTGGCGACCTTCGCGCAATCCGGCGCGACGCTCGCCATCCATCTTTCCATTCACGTTCTTCCGCGCGTCGTCGAAGAGCTCACGCCCTTCTATGGCCCGGAATGTCCCGTTGCGATCGTCTACCGCGCCTCCTGGCCGGACGAGCGCGTGCTGCGCGGCGTCCTCGCCGATATCGAGGCGCGCGCCGCCGAGGCGCCGATGGAGCGCACCGCCCTCATTCTCGTCGGCCCGTCGCTCGCGGCGGAAGCTTTCCGCGAAAGCGCGCTTTACGACGCCGGCTATGATCGCCGTTTCCGGCCGCGAGGCGGCGTTTGA
- a CDS encoding cobalamin biosynthesis protein, which translates to MAHDETVRYAAGIGARRGVAAEAIVDLVREVAGRHDAPLERLSLCTLESKAEEPGVQEAARMLGVPLVFLPLEALKARKGAAPTHSPRVQAMFGVGSVAEAAALVGAGPKSRLLAPRLATPYAACALAVGAEEVE; encoded by the coding sequence ATGGCGCACGACGAAACAGTGAGATATGCGGCTGGCATTGGCGCGCGCCGAGGCGTCGCGGCTGAGGCGATCGTCGATCTCGTCCGCGAGGTTGCGGGGCGACACGACGCGCCGCTCGAGCGCCTGTCGCTCTGCACCCTGGAAAGCAAAGCAGAGGAGCCTGGCGTCCAGGAAGCCGCGCGCATGCTCGGCGTCCCGCTCGTTTTTCTGCCGCTCGAAGCGCTGAAAGCGCGCAAAGGCGCAGCGCCCACGCATTCGCCGCGCGTGCAGGCGATGTTCGGCGTCGGCAGCGTCGCCGAAGCCGCCGCGCTTGTCGGCGCCGGCCCCAAAAGCAGATTGCTGGCGCCGCGCCTCGCGACGCCTTACGCCGCCTGTGCGCTTGCTGTCGGCGCCGAGGAAGTAGAATGA